The genomic DNA CGTAGAAGCATCTGCAGAGTCTATTGAAGCACTAGAAACAGCTTTCCGTTTCAACGACGCTGTTCTGCGTAACATGGTAATGCGCACTAAAGTTGCCGTTACTGAAGATTCTCCTATGGCAAAAGCAAAAGACGAACGTGAGACACGTCGTTCACCTGCTGATGACCGTAAGGTAGAAGAAAGCGCTGAAGAAAAGGCTGAATAATTTTTTGTGAATAACCACTTAACGTTGTCAGGAACGATAACTCGTTCAAGGCGATTTGATAGCCCTAGCGGTATTGCCCATGTGGTCATAACGGTAGAGCATAAATCACAGCGACAAGAAGTAGAAATGTTGAGAAACGTCTACTGTTTGATCCAAGTGGTATTAAGTGGCCCGCGCTTTAATAGCGTTGCAAATAAATTACAAGCAGGTGTGCAAGTTGATGTTGAAGGGTTTCTTTCACTACAACAAGGGCGAAATGGCCAAAACCGTTTAGTCTTGCATGCTGAAAATGTCGAATTGAAAACTTAGGAGACTGTCAAAATGGCACGTTATTTCCGTCGTCGCAAGTTCTGCCGCTTCACCGCTGAAGGTGTTGTACAGATTGATTACAAAGATATCGTTACTTTAAAGAACTATATCACTGAAAGCGGTAAGATTGTTCCTAGCCGTATCACTGGTACTAGTGCTAGATATCAACGTCAACTAGCTCGCGCTATCAAGCGTGCTCGTTATCTTTCTCTACTGCCATATACTGATTTACATCAGTAATATTGCAGTATTAATTCCTAATCGAATATAGAGGACTTGATAATGAACGTTATTCTGCTAGATAAAGTTGCAAACTTAGGTAGCTTAGGCAACCAAGTTTCTGTTAAAGCTGGTTATGCTCGTAACTACCTTTTACCTTACGGTAAAGCAGTTGTAGCAAATGCAGCAAACATTGAAGTATTTGAAGCTCGTCGTGCTGAATTAGAAGCTAAATTAGCTACTGAATTAGCAACAGCGACAGCTCGTGCTGATAAATTAACTGTTTTAGAAGGTGTAGTTATTACTTCTAAAGCGGGTGATGAAGGTAAATTGTTCGGCTCAATTGGCAACCGTGATATCGCTGATGCAGTTACTGCAGCTGGCGTAATTCTTGCTAAATCTGAAGTTCGTTTACCTTTAGGTGCTTTACGCACTACTGGTTTCTTCGAAATTGAAGTTCAAGTACACGCTGAAGTTAAAGCCGTAGTTAAAATTTCTGTAGTTGCAGAAGCTTAATTACCTTTAGCTCCATAAAAAACACCGCCCTAGGGCGGTGTTTTTTTATGTCTGCGATTTAATCCCTAGCCTTGCTAACCATAACTCTTTAGGCCGCACGGCCAGCTGTTTGGGATCGTTCAATGTCAGAGAATATACCAGTGAACATCTATTTGATGGTCACTGGTATATTGTTTACTAGGGTTAGTTTGGTTCTTTTCCAGCTGTTGCTTCAGGGGCTACTACAACCGCTGCTTTGGCAAGTGTTTTAGTTACAGCTTTAGTTACAACTTCGGGCACAGCTTCAGGTGCGACTACAACCGCTGCTTTGGCAGGTGTTTTAGTTACAGCTTTAGTTACAACTTCGGGCGCTGCTTCAGGTGCGACTAAAACCACTGCTTTGGTAGGTGCTGTCGTTGTAACTTCGGGTACGGCTTCAGGCGCTACTTCAATTACCGTATCTGCTTGTGCCTCAGTTGCCACTTTGGGTGCGACTACCGTTACTGCTTCAGCCGTCGCTATGGTAGGAACTTCAGTCGCTACTTCAATTGCAACATCGGGCGCTACTTCCGTTACCGCTTTGACTGGCGCCTCAGTTGCCACTTTGGGTGCTAGTACCGTTACTGCTTCAGCCGTCGCTTTGGTAGGAACTTCAGTCGCTACTTCAGTTGCTACTTCAATTGCAACATCGGGCGCTACTTCAGTTACCGCTTTGACTGCCACCTCAGTTGCCACCTCAGTTGCCACTTCGGGTGCTACTACCGTTGTTGTTTCTGTCGTCGCTTTAGTAGACGTTTCAGATGTAATTTCTGGCAATATTTCAGTTGTCGCTATGGCAGTTGCTACCTTTGCTTCTCCTTCAGCCTTGGTCACTAATGTTAACTCTTTTATCAAATTGTCAGCGTGATCGACCTTATCCATCATCCACAAAATGTAGCGAATATCGACATGCACTGCACGGGTAATCGTTGGGTTAAAGAACCAATCTTTAGTAATGGCTTCATAAGTTGAGTCAAAGTTAAGACCGACTAATTCGCCTTTACCATTAAATACCGGTGATCCGGAATTACCGCCTGTAGTGTCAGCGCTTGATAAAAAGTTAACTGGTACTGAGTTAAAATCAGCTGGCTTGTCTAAACAAGACATAAACTGACAACTACTTTGCTGTCGATATACCGATGTGACGCGATGCTTGCCCAAGTCATCAGCTTTAATGGCTGCTAATAGCTTGGCCGGGACATAGTAAGGTTCTTCTCCGGTGTTTTTAGCAAGGATGCCGGCTAAGCGAGTAAATGGTTGCTTGTATAACGCATCTTTGGATTGGTAACCATCAACCATGCCATAAGTAATGCGTAAGGTGCGATTAGCATCGGGATATACTGGCCAGTTATTTGATTTGTAATAGTCAATAATCGCCTTCATGTATTCAGGGTGAACGAACGACAGCTTACCTTCAAGCAACTTTTCACTTATCTCTAATGTCATGTTGGTTTCATGAATGGCGACCGCTAAACGAATAAACGGGTCTGCGCTAATTTCAAAATCTGCAGCCGTTTTAGCCATCCATGCAAGGCGTTTAGTTTGATTAGTTAGCTCAGTTAGTGCGTATAAACTTTCAACTTTTGTTTCTAGCGGTTCAAAACTGTCTGAGATGCTTAAGGCATTATCAAACACTTGGTTTTTTAACGGTTGGCGAACATAAGCTTGTAAGTCTTGTAGCCATAAAATTTTATCGACCACTGGGTCAAAGCTGCTATCGATGCGTTTGAGTGCTGCTTTAAACATTTTCATATCACGAAGCTGAAACCCAGATTCACGTTGGTCATTGGGTTTCTTTCTTTCTTTAGCCAAACGGTAAAGTTTACTCGCTACCTGAAGCATTTCGCTTGATTGGGCATTTTTAAAGAAATAATTGGTTTGCATTTGCTGATGTTTTTCGGCAAGTAGCGCTTCAAGATCGCTGATTAGATTTTGGTTAGCATTAGGGTCTTTTTTAAGCCAAGCTAAAAAGTCATTCTCGCGTTGCTGCTTAATGCCGACAATATCGGTAGCGTTAAAGCCATCTAACAAGCCATTAAGTTTTTTCATTCGATTAGCCATTGAGGCCATAGCGCCAGCATATTTAAGCGCAATATCTTTATCGATATCTCCCATCAAGGTAATGGTGTCAATTTGTAATTGGTAGCGTTTTGCATACGTTGGATATATCCAATCACTGGCAAATTGCAGCTCGCTGGTTAAGTTGTATCGGCTGGTCGCGCCTGGATAACCGGCAACAAAGATACCGTCACCGGCTTTAACACCGTCAGCATTAATTTTAAGGTAGCTTTTAGGGCTATAAGGAATGTTATCTTCTGAATAAGAGGCCGGTTTACCGTTTTTACCGACATAAGCTCGTAAAAATGTAAAATCACCTGAATGACGGGGATATTCGTAGTTATCAATATCACCACCAAATCCGCCAATACTTTCAGGGGGGGCATACACTAAGCGTACATCACGAATGATTAACTGTTTAGTCAGATAATATTCTAAACCATGGTGAAAACTGTTAACCGAACAGCGATAGTTGTCATCTGCTTCGCAGCTTTTGATTAATGCTTTGCTGTTGGTTTGAATGCCTTTAAAGCGTGCCAAAGGTTCAGTACTTAAGTTAGCCATCACTTGGCTGGTCACGTTGGTGACTTTCTCGGTAATGTATAAGCGTTCGTTTGGCCCTGCTGAAGGTTCCTCTGCTTGAGTGTTTGCTAAAAAGCCATCTTCGAGGTAATTATGTTCTTTTTTACTGTTATATTGTATGCCGCGATAAGCACAATGATGGTTTGTGACAACTAGGCCTTGGGGGGATACAAAACTGGCGGTACAATACCCCAGACTGACGACAGCATTCATTGGGTATTGTCCCAAATCGGCCAGTTGTGATGCGGGAATAGCAATACCGCGTTGTTGGAGTTTGTCGGCTATGGATGGCATTTGATACGGTTGCCATTGGCCTTCGTCGGCACAGGCAAAGCCAGATGTCAGCAAAAGTGCTGCAACAAGTGCGATACGCATGTATTTTCCTTAAATTATTATTTTATTTCCGTTTGACGGAGCCGTTATTTTAATTCGTAATGATGGCAAATTAAGCTTGATCACGGTGTTATACCATATTTTGTAAAGTCGTTGTAAATTGGGAGTGTTAATGTCACAGCAAGGTGCTTTTAAAGCCAGAAACAGGCAGAGAGATGTAGAAGTTAATGCATTAAAATTGCCTCCTCACTCTATTGAAGCAGAACAATCCGTTTTAGGTGGATTGATGCTAGACGCTGAAGCGTGGGATCGTGTTTCTGAAGCGGTTGTGGCCGAAGATTTTTATTCTCGTTCTCATCGAATGATTTTCATGGCTATGCAACGTTTAATGGAGTCTAGCCAACCTCTAGATTTGATTACCGTATCCGAGCAGTTAGAAATTGAAGACCAATTAGACGATGCCGGCGGCTTTGCTTATCTTGGTGAAATTGCCAAAAACACCCCCAGTGCAGGTAACATTTTATCTTACGCTGATATTGTTCGTGAACGTGCTGTTGTTCGTGACATGATCGCTGTTGCTCACGAAATTGCTGATGCGGGTTATAACCCAGAAGGCCGTGATTCAAGTGCATTATTAGATTTGGCTGAAAGCAAAGTGTTTAAAATTGCTGAAATGCGTACTAATGCCAATGAAGGCCCAGAAAACATTAAAAGCATTCTTGAAAAAACCGTCGACAGGATTGAGCAGCTTTACAATAATCCTCATAATGGTGTTACTGGTGTTTCAAGCGGTTTTAATGATTTAGATAAAATGACTGCAGGTTTTCAGGCTGGCGATTTAATTATTGTTGCCGCACGTCCTTCCATGGGTAAAACGACCTTTGCGATGAACTTGTGTGAACAAGCCGCTATGAATGAAGATAAGCCGGTGCTCATTTTCAGTCTGGAGATGCCATCTGAGCAGATCATGATGCGTATGTTGGCGTCGCTGGGCCGAGTTGATCAAACCAAAATTCGTACTGGCCAACTAGACGATGAAGATTGGGCGCGCGTGTCATCGACCATGGGCATTATGCTTGAACAAGGTAAAATGTTTATCGATGACGGCTCAGGACTCACCCCAACAGACGTACGCAGTCGTGCCAGGCGTATTGCTCGAGAGCACGGTGGTTTGTCTATGATCATGATCGATTACCTACAACTAATGCAGGTACCGTCGTTAAAAGATAACCGTACTTTGGAAATTTCGGAAATTTCTCGCTCGTTAAAAGCGTTAGCTAAGGAACTGGAAATTCCGGTTATCGCGTTGTCGCAGCTCAACCGCTCACTAGAGCAGCGTGCTGACAAACGTCCAATTAACTCTGACTTGCGTGAATCGGGTGCGATTGAGCAGGATGCCGATTTGATTATGTTCATTTATCGCGACGAAGTGTATAACGATAACTCTGAAGATAAAGGCACTGCTGAGATCATTATTGGTAAACAGCGTAACGGACCCATTGGGCGTATTCGTCTAGTATTCCAAGGTCATTTTTCTCGTTTTGATAATTATTCTGGTCCACAGTTCGACCAAGATTAATCATTGATTATGTTATATTTAGTTATATTTTTCCGTTGTTTATGATAGCAACATATCGCTGTTAGTGTGGTTGCATTTGATGCATCAAATCACCTAACAGGCAGTAAAACGTGGCGTGTTATTTATTGTTTAATTAGGGCTATCTATTGAAACCTTTTCCCCGTGCAGAAATTAGTCGTTGTGCTTTACAAAGTAACCTAGCGCAACTGCGTCTTATTGCGCCAAATAGCAAAGTGATGGCTGTGGTTAAAGCCAATGGCTATGGTCATGGCTTATTAAATGTGGCTGAAAGTGTCGGCAAGTATAATGGCGGCGCAGATGGGTTTGGTTTAGCAAGGCTTGAAGAAGCGCTGCAGCTCAGAGACGGCGGCGTAAAAGGTAAGCTTCTATTATTAGAAGGTTTTTTTCGTCAGTCAGACTTACCAATATTGGTGACTCATAATATCGACACTGTGGTGCACCATGAATCGCAATTGCAAATGCTGGAAACTGTCAGTTTAGATCAACCTGTTACTGTATGGATAAAAATCGATACGGGTATGCATCGTCTTGGCTTTAGCTTGGCGCAGTTTGATGATGTTTATCAACGTTTACAAGCGTGCCCTCAAGTGGCGAAACCGATTCATTTTATGACTCATTTTGCTTGTGCTGATGAGCCTGATAATCAATTAACCCAGTTGCAAATAGATGCTTTTGAACGCAAGATAAAGTCGCTTGAAGGCGATTGCACTTTAGCAAACTCAGCCGGTACTTTGTTTTGGCCGTCGAGCCAAGCCGATTGGATAAGACCCGGTATTGCGCTTTATGGTGTATCTCCGCTGGCTGGTGATAAAGGGAGTAACCATAAACTTGTGCCTGCCATGGAGCTGGTGTCTAATCTCATCGCCGTGCGCGAGCACAAAGCGGGTGACAGTGTCGGTTACGGTGCATTTTGGACCGCAAAAAAAGATACCCGTCTAGGTGTGGTAGCAATAGGTTATGGTGATGGTTATCCACGCAATGCACCAGAAGGCACGCCAGTATGGATTAACGGACGCCGAGTGCCAATAGTGGGCCGAGTGTCGATGGATATGTTAACCGTTGACTTAGGTGCTGATGCGCAAGATAACGTGGGTGATAATGTACAACTGTGGGGTAAGGCGTTGGCGGTAGAAGAGGTTGCCGAATATATTGGCACTATTGCTTACGAGTTGGTCACTAAATTAACCCCACGAGTCTTGGTTGAGCTGCTTGATTAGTCATACCATGCTCTGGTGTTATGCCCAATACGCAGTCGCGGCTTGGGCATTTTAGTTTATGGCTGTTTGACAGCATTATTGAGAGTATTTTCGAGAGTATTCTTGATGGTATCAGAGTCGGCAATCTGGCCGGGTCATTTCAATCTATCTGCGACATTGATTACACCGATTGGACATCCTCAAAACAAATTTCAATAAAGGCGCTGCCATATTCGTGGGTAAACGGCATTAATATTTTTTTACCACGTGCTTTGTGGGAAATCGTATGGTTTTCACCAGAGACTACGGCGGGTGTTGCCATATCAAACTCATAGCCTTTTTCGCTGAGTAAGTTTTTAGCGCCACCAGTGACCATGTTAGTGAGCTCACCGACTAAATCAGTCACTTCATCATTAATAACCCCAGGGTTTTCAGCTAACATTTTATTCATAATTTCAAGGATTAATGTTTTTTCGAAAGTAATTGAAAGCGAACCGCGAGTTTTAGGGCCCACCATACCAATCAAGCCAGATACATCACCTTTAGCTATATCATGGTTTTTTAATTGAGGTTTACCAGGTTTTAAATCCATTGTTGCCATGGTAGAGATAACATTGATTAAAGACACAAGAAATGGGTTGATGAATTCAACGTTCATAGGCTAAGAGATCCTTCTACATATAAAGAGTGGTGATAAGGAGATAGTTAAGGAGATAAAGAGGGCTCACGTTACACGGGCCCATCATCATAAACCATCAAAGGTGCTGATTATGATAAATACTGACTATATCAGTAAAGTGGAATACTGCTTCTAGCTTAAAACACAAAAATGAAATGGAAAGAGACATTACTAGCAAAAACAATGTTTAGGCAAGTGTTTAGTGTTAATAGTCTAATTTTCAGCTGGATGAATTAATTTATTTCTGTGGGATGTTGTTTAGTGTTAACTCGATTCTATTCCATGTTTTATAACGACCATAGCATTGATATTAGCTAAACCATCACATGCGCCATCTAGCTAGATTTTCATGACTAACTCATTTGTACCCGTGCGACGTGAAGTCGTATGAAGCGCTGTTCACCACTTTGAGTAGCTGGTCTCCCGTTGCAAGAAAACTAGAAGAACTTTGTTAATGGAGAAACGCAAGCGATGACTTCAAATGAAGTTAGTGCCTCTCCTTGCTTTGCTCAATGACAATCCATCGATTGGAGAATCATTAAGAAAAAAGTATCAAATCTACAAGTGAGTATTGCGAAGGTAACCCTTGTGGTTACGCACTAACATAGTGCGCCTTAGTGGAGGCTTGAGCCGTATGCAGTGAACTGTTCTTAGGAGAGCGGCACTTGGCAACGGGTGCAGCCTATCCGACCAAAGTAAGTCAGATCTTAGTTTTGCTCCTTTCTATGTGGCACTCATTTGCAGACAAATATGAAATTAAATCGAAGATAGCTAAATTACCGGTGTAGATGAGTCAGCGAGTCTCCAAAATAGGGACGTTTTGGTTAAGCCCACATGGACGTGCTCGTGGCGTCTCGCTTAATCATCTGCACAAGAGCATGCGGCAGGCAATTAGTTACCATGACGCAGCGTTATGAATCAAACATAGCTAATACCAAATAAGTCAGTATATCTGACACGTTCTAGTCCCTATCCAGCCACCTTGTCTGAACCTGAGTGCATGCTTATTGGATCAATCCCTCAAGAGTTGTTTGTTGATCGTTTGGTAAAGAATCTTTGTCCCGTGTATAATCTTTCGTTTGATGCAGCAAGGCGTCATGCATGGGTTTCCCGCTTACCAAAATCCAATATTTTATGGTTTCCTGCTGGTTCCCCTTGCGCTAAAAACCTTTAGACATGTGCACAATTAACCCAGATTATGAGTATAAAGAATTCAGTGAATACAACGCCAAAGCTAGTGACACCAACGGATACTCTCGATCGCACCTTTTCCATTGCGCCGATGCTGGATTGGACCGATCGCCACTATCGTTACTTTGCTCGTTTAATGTCGAGCAAAGCCTTGTTGTATACCGAGATGATCACCACGGGTGCGATATTGCAAGGTAAGGGCGACTATTTGGCCTATAACACTGCAGAACATCCACTGGCGTTACAGTTGGGTGGCTCTAACGCGGTTGATTTAGCGGCGTGTGCCAAATTGGCTGCTGAGCGTGGTTATGATGAGGTGAACCTGAATGTGGGTTGTCCGTCTGATAGAGTACAAAATGGCCGCTTTGGTGCGTGTTTAATGGCCGAGCCTGAGTTAGTTGCACAATGCGTTGATGCGATGAAACAAGTCAGTGATATTCCGATTACAGTCAAAACCCGTATTGGGATTGATGAGCAAGACAGTTATCAATTTTTAACCGACTTTATTGATATCGTCAGTGCCAAAGGTTGTGGTGCTTTTACTATTCATGCGCGTAAAGCCTGGTTGCAAGGCTTAAGCCCGAAAGAGAATCGTGAGATCCCGCCGTTAGATTATGATCGGGTGTATCAATTAAAGCGCGATTATCCACAGTTGAACATCAGCATTAACGGTGGCATTAAAACGTTAGACGAAGCAAAGCTACATTTAGCCCAGCTTGACGGGGTGATGGTGGGGCGTGAAGCTTATCAAAACCCGTATATGTTGGCGCAAGTAGATCAACAGTTGTGCGCAATCGATAAAGTGGTGATTACTCGCCAACAAGTGATAGAACAAATGTTACCTTATATTGAAGCGCATTTAGCCCAAGGCGGTCGTTTAAATCATATTACCCGTCATATGATTGGTTTATTTCAGGGCTTACCAGGTTCGCGTGGCTGGCGTCGGCATTTGAGTGAGAATGCTCATAAGCCCAATGCTGATATTGGGGTTGTGCTTAACGCCGCTGAATTTGTCGATGCAAAAGCACTCGCCAGTGACGAATCTACTTTGATATAATTCTCGTTATATAGAGGTTATGTCACCAGATTATGTCGCGAGCTTATGTCGTGAATAAGACGTGAAATAAACGGCCAGACAGACATGTTGAAAACAGCTGTTAGCATATAAAAAGCGCCTATTATTAGGCGTTTTTTGGTTTTGTCTCTCGCTAGAATCGCTAGCGGAACCATAAAGCCTGCTAAACAACAGTGTCTAATACCATAAGCTAGACAGTCACTAATACAGTCACCGACATTTTCACACTTCAACCACTAACCCAGTCACCAAGTTAACCACTAATCTCTGCTACAGCCTCTCAGTTGGCGGTGATATTTCGCTATTTATTGCTACTTTTTAGCCTTGCTATAATACTGCATAAAAATCGCTGGTCATTTTCACTAACTAGATGGTGATTTTTACTACCTGTTGGTTTTTTGTTCTATATTTTAGTTCATTTATATTAACGATAATTAATTAATTTAGTCAATTAATTAGCAGGTTACTGTTGTTTTTTAAAGTTGGCACGCTGCTTGTAATACCTATTGTATAATCAACTAGACGAGTGTTTAGTTGTCATCAACCAGCACAATAAAGGATTCCATTATGTCTATTTTAACTTCAACTAACGTTATTCGTCGTAGTGTTCAGTTATCAGTTGCTGCAGCATTATTGGTTACCGCCAGTGTTTCGGCACAGGCTGATGAAATGTCAACCGCTAATACAGTTGCTGCACTTGAGCAGACTATGACCCAAGCTAGTCAAGAAATGATTGCCAATGTAAAACAAGAGTTAATGTTGTCGTTGCAAACTCAAATAGCTGAACAGGTATTTGAAATGAATTCAGCCCTAGAGTTTGCTAGCTTTGAACAACCACAAACCACAACAACCTTGACCACTGAGAACAAGTAATGGATTGGATAATGAATATAGCTTTGGTGCTGCCATTAATGTCGTTATTGTTATTGCCAGTGATCAGTTTTGCACTGTGTGCGACAGTAGTCAGCTGGCTATTATGGCCAAGCATTAATGACCAAGCTTAATCTGAACACCATTACTGACTAGGATAAACCTGGTTGAGTACGAGAGGATAATATGAAGCGTTTAATCAATAGATTACAAGATGAAACTCGGATCGTATGTGGCGTATCAGCTAAGTTGGCTAAACAATACGGCTGGTCATTACTTTGGACGCGTGTTGTGACACTAGGGCTCGTTGTCAGTAATCCCAGTATCGGTTTGTTAGCTTACTTTGTGATAGCCGTGGTGATGAGTCAAAAAACGACTCGATTTTAACGTCTACCCAGCACTAAATACTTCTCCGAGTTAGATGAGTTCAGCCGCTTTTTGTTGGCCCACGATTAAGGGTAACAATAAGCTTGATGCGGCTTCAGGAACCAAGGACAGACTAACAAATGGCATCTGAAATCTAGCCCTATTGTCGGCATACACTAAGTCGCAATGAAGTAGCAAGGTTGTACCCATTCCCACAGCAGCCCCGTCACAGCAGACACAACCGTTTTTTTTAGACCCAATAAGCAAAGCAAGAATGTAACCGTTGGATGCCCCTCGACTAATTGACCACTCTTGAGGACATCTGCTTTCTCATTACCTGATGTAAAGCCATTTTCTGTACCATGTACCATGTACCATGAAGCATAAAGGCACGTATTGGGATTAACGACCAAGACAGCCATCAATGTTTAACTGACTTTATTAGATCTATGAGTGGTAAAGGTTGCAGTGTTTTTACCATTGATGCGCGAAAGCATGGTTACAAGGCTTAAGCTCGAAAGCAAATTGTGACATCCCGCCGTTAGATTATGAGTGTGTTTACCCGCTAAAACGTTGACTCATTCACTCACTCATACACTCAGTCATTTCACTTAACACCACGGTGATAGCTGGCCATTTATTTAAGCTGTTCATCTTTTTTACATGGGTTAACAAAAGGGCTGGTCATTCTCACTAACGATATGGTTAATTTTACTACCTGTTGGTTTTTTGTTCGAGAGGTTGGTTCATTTATATGAACGATAATTAATTAATTTAGTATATTAATTATGTGGTTACTGATTCTTTTAAAGTTGGCATGCTACTTGTAACACCTATTGTATAATCAACTAGACGAGTGTTTAGTTGTCATCAACTAGCACAATAAAGGATTCCATTATGTCTATTTTAACTTTAACTTCAACTAACGTTATTCGTCGTAGTGTTCAATTATCAATTGCTGCAGCATTACTCGTTACCGCCAGTGTTTCGGCTCAGGCTGATGAAATCTCAATCTCAAATACGGTTGCTACGCTTGAGCAGACTATGACCCGAGCTAGCCAACAAATGATTGCCAATGTAAAACAAGAGTTAATGTTGTCGTTGCAAACTCAAATAGCTGAACAGGTATTTGAAATGAATTCAGCCCTAGAGTTTGCTAGCTTTGAACAACCACAAACCACAACAACCTTAACCACTGAGAACAAGTAATGGATTGGGCAATGAATATAGCTTTGGTGCTGCCATTAATGTCGTTATTGTTATTGCCAGTGATCAGTTTTGCACTGTGTGCGACAGTAGTCAGCTGGCTATTATGGCCAAGCATTAATGACCAAGCTTAATCTGAACACCATTACTGACTAGGATAAACCTGGTTGAGTACGAGAGGATAATATGAAGCGTTTAATCAATAGATTACAAGATGAAACTCGGATCGTATGTGGCGTATCAGCTAAGCTGGCTAAACAATACGGCTGGTCATTACTTTGGACACGTGTTGTGACAGTAGGGCTCGTTGTAAGCACCCCCAGTATCGGTCTGTTAGCTTACTTTGTGATAGCCGTAGTGATGAGTCAAAAAACGACTCGATTTTAACGTTTACTCAGCAGTGGGTAAACGGGGCCATGACTTTCCCCGTAGACAGGTTATATCGAGTAGGATATTTATTTTTGTAAGAAAGCTTGGAAGCGTTGTTTGGCTTCATCACTTTGTAAACGTTTAGAGAACTGAACTAATTCTAACTTCATTTGTGCTTTTACTTGTGCCTGATTATGGCGTAAAAGCTGTTTCGATGCTTGAAGTGACTGAGGTGGTTGTGCAGCAAGTTTTTTCGCTTGAGCTAAGCTGAAACTCAATAAATCGGCATCATCGACCACTTTATTAATAATATTTAATTCTGCCGCTGTCGTAGCATTAAATGCTTCTCCGAGTAAGATGAGTTCAGCCGCTTTTTGTTGGCCCACGATTAAGGGTAACAATAAGCTTGATGCGGCTTCAGGAACCAAGGCCAGACTAACAAATGGCATCTGAAATTTAGCACTATTGTCGGCATACACTAAGTCGCAATGAAGTAGCAAGGTTGTACCAATTCCCACCGCGGCCCCCGTTACAGCAGCCACAACCGGTTTTTTAAG from Shewanella psychromarinicola includes the following:
- a CDS encoding enoyl-CoA hydratase-related protein, whose amino-acid sequence is MSHIQVRDDQGVRIISFNRPEKRNAFNLEMYQQFTEYLIQGEADNDIRAFMFHGTENCFTSGNDIADFLKSGELVEEHPTVKFLFCLLDLKKPVVAAVTGAAVGIGTTLLLHCDLVYADNSAKFQMPFVSLALVPEAASSLLLPLIVGQQKAAELILLGEAFNATTAAELNIINKVVDDADLLSFSLAQAKKLAAQPPQSLQASKQLLRHNQAQVKAQMKLELVQFSKRLQSDEAKQRFQAFLQK